From Ornithorhynchus anatinus isolate Pmale09 unplaced genomic scaffold, mOrnAna1.pri.v4 scaffold_80_arrow_ctg1, whole genome shotgun sequence, a single genomic window includes:
- the LOC114808967 gene encoding vomeronasal type-1 receptor 40-like: protein MDFNDKVRGICFLFQTGVAIIGNSLLLVLHACVFLLGQRPKPTDLIIAHLSLVHVMMLLIRVVTVTMSSLGLDLIQTNVGCKIFAYMYRITRSLSFSTTCLLSVVQAITMSPSSSLWAQLKPLAPKCVLPACTFFCILNLLTETNLLLQLCLAHNGTSRERRFNDNYCSTVPLSTPLLWLFLTFKSVRDVFTLGLMSCSSGYMVLLLYQHRQQTLHLHSSYLSPKSSPERRATQTILLLVSFFIAFYCADFVLFLFLGTSLRNDFVLLSANMFVVNGFATVSPLVLLSSHPWLSKFWISLNEKKIPPPWPSPCCGPCFHLMFGVSRRDVSLPTLPV, encoded by the coding sequence ATGGACTTCAATGACAAGGTGCGGGGCATATGCTTCCTCTTCCAGACAGGAGTGGCAATTATAGGGAACtctcttctccttgtcctccaTGCCTGTGTATTCCTCCTGGGCCAAAGACCTAAGCCCACAGACCTGATCATTGCTCACCTGTCCCTGGTTCATGTCATGATGCTCCTCATTAGGGTGGTCACTGTCACCATGTCATCTCTGGGACTGGACTTAATCCAGACTAATGTTGGCTGCAAGATATTTGCCTACATGTACCGCATCACCCGAAGCCTCTCCTTcagcaccacctgcctcctcagtgtggtccaggccatcaccatgaGCCCCAGCAGCTCCCTCTGGGCCCAGCTCAAGCCTCTAGCCCCAAAGTGTGTCCTGCCAGCCTGTACCTTCTTTTGCATCCTCAACTTGTTGACAGAGACCAACCTTCTCCTCCaattgtgcttagcacataatgggACCAGCCGGGAAAGAAGATTCAATGATAACTACTGTTCCACTGTGCCCCTCAGCACTCCCCTCCTCTGGCTGTTTCTCACATTCAAATCTGTCCGTGACGTCTTCACCCTGGGGCTCATGAGTTGCTCTAGCGGCTACATGGTCCTTCTTCTCTACCAACACCGTCAGCAAACACTGCATCTCCAcagctcctacctctccccaaaaAGTTCACCGGAGAGAAGAGCCACTCAAACTATTTTGTTGCTGGTGAGCTTCTTTATTGCCTTTTACTGTGCAGACTTTGTCCTTTTCTTGTTCCTGGGCACCTCCCTGAGAAATGACTTTGTCCTATTGAGTGCAAACATGTTTGTGGTCAATGGCTTTGCTACAGTCAGTCCCCTGGTGTTACTCAGCAGTCACCCCTGGCTCTCTAAATTCTGGATTTCCCTAAATGAGAAGAAAATCCCCCCACCTTGGCCCAGTCCCTGCTGTGGTCCCTGCTTCCACCTGATGTTTGGGGTGTCCAGAAGAGATGTCAGTCTGCCCACTTTGCCAGTCTAG